A single window of Zea mays cultivar B73 chromosome 10, Zm-B73-REFERENCE-NAM-5.0, whole genome shotgun sequence DNA harbors:
- the LOC103642258 gene encoding histone-lysine N-methyltransferase ATXR7 isoform X1 encodes MVSGFGCSYAVTGRKRVKLLAAESSDGEPLGCCVPICDDSLGDLIEWCSEWHHMPSDCGDQTQHTGVFAAMQEYTCSTGNNGVIYPQSGISHSSGQNGAQGTYLQHQHFEGCMYMSGNGQMCGPYLPEQLYEGLSSGFLPQSLAIYAVFGGKTVDPVQLIFLKQFLSQWNVGAVASTPNVSTETERVTSHAKMVFPDSLSSEESCWMFEDAEGCRQGPHSLAELSYWHHNSYIQDLSMIYHVDGKFGPFTLVSLMGMWSGEHTERSEATANESASLNGLVGDMVDDVSHQLHAGIMKSARRVLIDEIFSSILPDLIVSKKTEKQLAAKLKNQVTKSGSVSNKKDSTAKVKVNTLSTIPKKGNSYNTSQVDCLAEIQSTAVHGKFADIVSAVWQTVYHESMNNVWDEILSERVMDYCDVWLQRNCILNLPSTSISVISDDNIKAQGSHELSPKDLDATECDMDFPPGFGPCWKSPESSLSPSLLEVNGSAKLDGKSESSTTLFSGPLAVVQRMLANELYISSKQSLFHYFEEVIADDITNCLCFGLESNIDQEQIGTPIHAPESPISAETSMHETANSIEMTGGDVLNIVEIATSTRTSPLEMTVDEKLNTVEATRTSRTEPTSVETSTVAEMATDKMTTYHVEEHLSMSYARVFEKMNICKTAELDEKFDEVPPGMETGLVPLPLMDKNIYQPSKSVNSIPLISRYITLALCRQKLHENVVREWTYLFSDTISKCLGSWYTRRNAVPKSADGSSKLKEKTYYRKRKFEKTCQAKSSKRPVEISMDEQLSKPLCQLVDRKIYVKNIQEPNKSLTSKRVSFVDKPSEKGAKTVANDAYDLNIQQDLTLLSSEVPKRARSSHPTKKHMVANRTPTVNDNVANNSMLTKHVKKKKGRNISSETSQKVKPVISCPESDGCARASINGWEWRNWARNATPSERARVRGYHVRTILSASNDNVWKNSQAKVSSARTNRVKLRNLLAAAEGSELLKITQMKARKKRLRFQRSKIHDWGLVALESIEAEDFVIEYVGQLIHRRVSDIRESQYEKSGIGSSYLFRLDDDFVVDATKRGGLARFINHSCEPNCYTKVITVDGQKKIFIYAKRRIYAGEEITYNYKFPLEEKKIPCHCGSRRCRGSMN; translated from the exons ATGGTGTCAGGCTTTGGCTGCTCTTACGCTGTCACTGGAAGGAAGCGCGTAAAGTTGTTGGCAGCCGAGTCATCGGATGGTGAACCCCTCGGCTGTTGCGTGCCAATATGTGATGATTCACTGGGGGACTTGATTGAGTg GTGCTCCGAGTGGCATCACATGCCTTCCGATTGTGGTGATCAAACACAACACACTGGTGTGTTTGCTGCAATGCAAGAATACACCTGTTCCACTGGTAACAATGGTGTGATTTATCCACAATCTGGGATTAGCCATTCATCTGGTCAAAATGGGGCACAGGGCACATACTTGCAACACCAACATTTTGAAGGCTGCATGTATATGAGCGGGAATGGACAGATGTGCGGACCTTACCTGCCTGAACAACTGTATGAGGGGCTATCTAGTGGTTTCTTGCCTCAAAGCCTTGCTATCTATGCTGTTTTTGGTGGGAAAACAGTCGATCCTGTGCAATTGATCTTTCTGAAACAATTCCTTTCACAATGGAATGTCGGTGCCGTGGCTTCCACCCCAAATGTATCGACAGAGACAGAGAGAGTGACTTCCCATGCTAAAATGGTTTTTCCAGAT TCTCTTTCAAGTGAAGAATCATGCTGGATGTTTGAGGATGCAGAAGGTTGCCGACAAGGGCCACATTCTCTTGCTGAACTTTCctattggcatcacaatagctatATCCAAGATCTTTCAATG ATTTACCATGTTGATGGCAAATTTGGCCCATTCACACTTGTATCACTGATGGGTATGTGGAGTGGGGAACACACAGAGCGTTCGGAGGCCACAGCTAACGAGTCTGCATCATTGAATGGCTTAGTGGGTGACATGGTTGATGATGTTAGCCATCAGCTGCATGCAGGGATTATGAAATCAGCTCGCAGGGTTTTAATCGATGAAATATTCAGCTCTATACTTccagatttaattgtttccaagaaGACTGAGAAGCAACTTGCTGCAAAACTTAAGAACCAAGTTACTAAG TCTGGCAGTGTGAGCAACAAGAAGGATTCCACGGCTAAGGTCAAAGTTAACACATTGTCTACTATTCCAAAAAAAGGAAACTCCTATAATACATCCCAGGTGGATTGTTTAGCGGAAATTCAATCTACAGCAGTGCATGGTAAATTTGCTGATATAGTATCAGCAGTTTGGCAAACAGTCTATCACGAATCCATGAATAATGTATGGGACGAAATACTGTCTGAACGTGTTATGGACTACTGTGATGTATGGTTACAGAGAAATTGTATATTGAATCTGCCCTCTACAAGTATTTCCGTCATCTCTGATGATAACATAAAAGCCCAAGGCAGTCATGAATTGTCACCAAAG GATTTAGATGCTACTGAATGTGACATGGACTTTCCACCTGGATTTGGACCATGTTGGAAATCTCCTGAGAGCTCCCTCTCTCCATCCCTATTAGAAGTTAATGGAAGTGCTAAGTTGGATGGGAAGTCTGAATCAAGTACCACATTATTTTCTGGCCCCTTAGCAGTAGTCCAGAGGATGCTGGCAAATGAACTATATATCTCATCGAAGCAATCTTTATTTCACTATTTTGAGGAGGTTATTGCAGACGATATAACAAATTGTTTATGCTTTGGACTTGAAAGCAATATTGATCAG GAACAGATTGGTACTCCTATACACGCACCAGAATCACCCATTTCAGCCGAAACGTCTATGCATGAAACAGCCAATTCCATTGAGATGACTGGAGGCGATGTACTGAATATTGTTGAAATAGCCACGTCCACAAGAACCAGTCCACTTGAAATGACTGTAGATGAAAAGCTGAATACCGTTGAAGCTACAAGAACCAGTCGAACTGAACCGACTTCAGTTGAAACATCAACTGTTGCTGAAATGGCAACAGATAAAATGACCACTTATCATG TGGAAGAGCACTTATCCATGTCGTATGCAAGGGTATTTGAAAAGATGAACATATGTAAGACAGCAGAATTGGATGAGAAATTTGATGAAGTGCCTCCTGGAATGGAGACTGGCTTAGTCCCTTTACCACTTATGGACAAAAATATATATCAGCCTTCAAAGTCAGTGAACTCTATTCCTTTGATTTCTAGATATATAACATTGGCTCTCTGTCGGCAAAAACTACATGAGAATGTCGTGAGAGAGTGGACATATCTCTTCTCAGATACAATTAGCAAGTGCTTGGGCTCATGGTACACCAGGAGAAATGCTGTACCTAAAAGCGCAGACGGATCATCAAAACTCAAAGAAAAAACATACTACAGGAAGAGGAAATTCGAGAAAACATGTCAAGCAAAATCATCAAAAAGACCAGTGGAAATCTCAATGGACGAGCAGCTTTCAAAACCTCTCTGTCAGCTTGTTGACCGCAAGATTTATGTGAAAAATATCCAAGAACCAAACAAATCTTTGACATCAAAGAGAGTTTCATTTGTGGACAAGCCCTCCGAAAAAGGAGCCAAAACTGTGGCTAATGATGCTTATGATTTGAATATCCAGCAAGATCTGACACTCCTTTCCAGTGAGGTGCCAAAAA GAGCCAGGTCATCTCATCCAACTAAGAAGCATATGGTTGCTAACAGGACACCTACGGTGAATGATAATGTGGCGAATAATAGTATGCTCACGAAACATGTCAAGAAAAAAAAGGGCAGGAACATTTCCAGTGAGACCAGTCAGAAGGTAAAACCGGTGATCTCATGCCCAGAATCAGATGGTTGTGCTAGAGCTTCCATTAATGGATGGGAGTGGCGCAATTGGGCACGGAATGCTACTCCGTCGGAAAGGGCTCGTGTGAGAGGGTACCATGTTCGGACTATTCTTTCTGCCTCAAATGATAATGTGTGGAAAAATTCTCAAGCAAAGGTTTCATCTGCAAGAACAAATCGGGTTAAACTGCGAAATCTGTTAGCAGCCGCTGAAGGTTCTGAACTGCTGAAAATTACCCAAATGAAG GCAAGGAAAAAGCGTTTGCGTTTTCAAAGGAGCAAGATCCATGATTGGGGTCTGGTCGCACTTGAGTCGATCGAAGCAGAAGACTTTGTAATAGAATATGTTGGTCAACTGATTCACCGGCGG GTATCTGACATACGTGAGTCTCAATATGAGAAGAGTGGGATTGGAAGCAGTTACCTCTTTCGCTTGGATGATGATTTTGTG GTCGATGCCACTAAGCGTGGTGGGTTAGCAAGGTTCATAAATCATTCTTGTGAG CCAAATTGCTACACAAAGGTGATCACTGTTGATGGACAGAAGAAGATTTTCATTTATGCAAAGAGGCGTATATATGCCGGTGAGGAAATCACATATAATTACAAATTTCCATTGGAGGAAAAAAAGATACCGTGCCATTGTGGTTCTCGGAG GTGTCGTGGATCAATGAACTAA
- the LOC103642258 gene encoding histone-lysine N-methyltransferase ATXR7 isoform X2, translating into MVSGFGCSYAVTGRKRVKLLAAESSDGEPLGCCVPICDDSLGDLIEWCSEWHHMPSDCGDQTQHTGVFAAMQEYTCSTGNNGVIYPQSGISHSSGQNGAQGTYLQHQHFEGCMYMSGNGQMCGPYLPEQLYEGLSSGFLPQSLAIYAVFGGKTVDPVQLIFLKQFLSQWNVGAVASTPNVSTETERVTSHAKMVFPDSLSSEESCWMFEDAEGCRQGPHSLAELSYWHHNSYIQDLSMIYHVDGKFGPFTLVSLMGMWSGEHTERSEATANESASLNGLVGDMVDDVSHQLHAGIMKSARRVLIDEIFSSILPDLIVSKKTEKQLAAKLKNQVTKSGSVSNKKDSTAKVKVNTLSTIPKKGNSYNTSQVDCLAEIQSTAVHGKFADIVSAVWQTVYHESMNNVWDEILSERVMDYCDVWLQRNCILNLPSTSISVISDDNIKAQGSHELSPKDLDATECDMDFPPGFGPCWKSPESSLSPSLLEVNGSAKLDGKSESSTTLFSGPLAVVQRMLANELYISSKQSLFHYFEEVIADDITNCLCFGLESNIDQIGTPIHAPESPISAETSMHETANSIEMTGGDVLNIVEIATSTRTSPLEMTVDEKLNTVEATRTSRTEPTSVETSTVAEMATDKMTTYHVEEHLSMSYARVFEKMNICKTAELDEKFDEVPPGMETGLVPLPLMDKNIYQPSKSVNSIPLISRYITLALCRQKLHENVVREWTYLFSDTISKCLGSWYTRRNAVPKSADGSSKLKEKTYYRKRKFEKTCQAKSSKRPVEISMDEQLSKPLCQLVDRKIYVKNIQEPNKSLTSKRVSFVDKPSEKGAKTVANDAYDLNIQQDLTLLSSEVPKRARSSHPTKKHMVANRTPTVNDNVANNSMLTKHVKKKKGRNISSETSQKVKPVISCPESDGCARASINGWEWRNWARNATPSERARVRGYHVRTILSASNDNVWKNSQAKVSSARTNRVKLRNLLAAAEGSELLKITQMKARKKRLRFQRSKIHDWGLVALESIEAEDFVIEYVGQLIHRRVSDIRESQYEKSGIGSSYLFRLDDDFVVDATKRGGLARFINHSCEPNCYTKVITVDGQKKIFIYAKRRIYAGEEITYNYKFPLEEKKIPCHCGSRRCRGSMN; encoded by the exons ATGGTGTCAGGCTTTGGCTGCTCTTACGCTGTCACTGGAAGGAAGCGCGTAAAGTTGTTGGCAGCCGAGTCATCGGATGGTGAACCCCTCGGCTGTTGCGTGCCAATATGTGATGATTCACTGGGGGACTTGATTGAGTg GTGCTCCGAGTGGCATCACATGCCTTCCGATTGTGGTGATCAAACACAACACACTGGTGTGTTTGCTGCAATGCAAGAATACACCTGTTCCACTGGTAACAATGGTGTGATTTATCCACAATCTGGGATTAGCCATTCATCTGGTCAAAATGGGGCACAGGGCACATACTTGCAACACCAACATTTTGAAGGCTGCATGTATATGAGCGGGAATGGACAGATGTGCGGACCTTACCTGCCTGAACAACTGTATGAGGGGCTATCTAGTGGTTTCTTGCCTCAAAGCCTTGCTATCTATGCTGTTTTTGGTGGGAAAACAGTCGATCCTGTGCAATTGATCTTTCTGAAACAATTCCTTTCACAATGGAATGTCGGTGCCGTGGCTTCCACCCCAAATGTATCGACAGAGACAGAGAGAGTGACTTCCCATGCTAAAATGGTTTTTCCAGAT TCTCTTTCAAGTGAAGAATCATGCTGGATGTTTGAGGATGCAGAAGGTTGCCGACAAGGGCCACATTCTCTTGCTGAACTTTCctattggcatcacaatagctatATCCAAGATCTTTCAATG ATTTACCATGTTGATGGCAAATTTGGCCCATTCACACTTGTATCACTGATGGGTATGTGGAGTGGGGAACACACAGAGCGTTCGGAGGCCACAGCTAACGAGTCTGCATCATTGAATGGCTTAGTGGGTGACATGGTTGATGATGTTAGCCATCAGCTGCATGCAGGGATTATGAAATCAGCTCGCAGGGTTTTAATCGATGAAATATTCAGCTCTATACTTccagatttaattgtttccaagaaGACTGAGAAGCAACTTGCTGCAAAACTTAAGAACCAAGTTACTAAG TCTGGCAGTGTGAGCAACAAGAAGGATTCCACGGCTAAGGTCAAAGTTAACACATTGTCTACTATTCCAAAAAAAGGAAACTCCTATAATACATCCCAGGTGGATTGTTTAGCGGAAATTCAATCTACAGCAGTGCATGGTAAATTTGCTGATATAGTATCAGCAGTTTGGCAAACAGTCTATCACGAATCCATGAATAATGTATGGGACGAAATACTGTCTGAACGTGTTATGGACTACTGTGATGTATGGTTACAGAGAAATTGTATATTGAATCTGCCCTCTACAAGTATTTCCGTCATCTCTGATGATAACATAAAAGCCCAAGGCAGTCATGAATTGTCACCAAAG GATTTAGATGCTACTGAATGTGACATGGACTTTCCACCTGGATTTGGACCATGTTGGAAATCTCCTGAGAGCTCCCTCTCTCCATCCCTATTAGAAGTTAATGGAAGTGCTAAGTTGGATGGGAAGTCTGAATCAAGTACCACATTATTTTCTGGCCCCTTAGCAGTAGTCCAGAGGATGCTGGCAAATGAACTATATATCTCATCGAAGCAATCTTTATTTCACTATTTTGAGGAGGTTATTGCAGACGATATAACAAATTGTTTATGCTTTGGACTTGAAAGCAATATTGATCAG ATTGGTACTCCTATACACGCACCAGAATCACCCATTTCAGCCGAAACGTCTATGCATGAAACAGCCAATTCCATTGAGATGACTGGAGGCGATGTACTGAATATTGTTGAAATAGCCACGTCCACAAGAACCAGTCCACTTGAAATGACTGTAGATGAAAAGCTGAATACCGTTGAAGCTACAAGAACCAGTCGAACTGAACCGACTTCAGTTGAAACATCAACTGTTGCTGAAATGGCAACAGATAAAATGACCACTTATCATG TGGAAGAGCACTTATCCATGTCGTATGCAAGGGTATTTGAAAAGATGAACATATGTAAGACAGCAGAATTGGATGAGAAATTTGATGAAGTGCCTCCTGGAATGGAGACTGGCTTAGTCCCTTTACCACTTATGGACAAAAATATATATCAGCCTTCAAAGTCAGTGAACTCTATTCCTTTGATTTCTAGATATATAACATTGGCTCTCTGTCGGCAAAAACTACATGAGAATGTCGTGAGAGAGTGGACATATCTCTTCTCAGATACAATTAGCAAGTGCTTGGGCTCATGGTACACCAGGAGAAATGCTGTACCTAAAAGCGCAGACGGATCATCAAAACTCAAAGAAAAAACATACTACAGGAAGAGGAAATTCGAGAAAACATGTCAAGCAAAATCATCAAAAAGACCAGTGGAAATCTCAATGGACGAGCAGCTTTCAAAACCTCTCTGTCAGCTTGTTGACCGCAAGATTTATGTGAAAAATATCCAAGAACCAAACAAATCTTTGACATCAAAGAGAGTTTCATTTGTGGACAAGCCCTCCGAAAAAGGAGCCAAAACTGTGGCTAATGATGCTTATGATTTGAATATCCAGCAAGATCTGACACTCCTTTCCAGTGAGGTGCCAAAAA GAGCCAGGTCATCTCATCCAACTAAGAAGCATATGGTTGCTAACAGGACACCTACGGTGAATGATAATGTGGCGAATAATAGTATGCTCACGAAACATGTCAAGAAAAAAAAGGGCAGGAACATTTCCAGTGAGACCAGTCAGAAGGTAAAACCGGTGATCTCATGCCCAGAATCAGATGGTTGTGCTAGAGCTTCCATTAATGGATGGGAGTGGCGCAATTGGGCACGGAATGCTACTCCGTCGGAAAGGGCTCGTGTGAGAGGGTACCATGTTCGGACTATTCTTTCTGCCTCAAATGATAATGTGTGGAAAAATTCTCAAGCAAAGGTTTCATCTGCAAGAACAAATCGGGTTAAACTGCGAAATCTGTTAGCAGCCGCTGAAGGTTCTGAACTGCTGAAAATTACCCAAATGAAG GCAAGGAAAAAGCGTTTGCGTTTTCAAAGGAGCAAGATCCATGATTGGGGTCTGGTCGCACTTGAGTCGATCGAAGCAGAAGACTTTGTAATAGAATATGTTGGTCAACTGATTCACCGGCGG GTATCTGACATACGTGAGTCTCAATATGAGAAGAGTGGGATTGGAAGCAGTTACCTCTTTCGCTTGGATGATGATTTTGTG GTCGATGCCACTAAGCGTGGTGGGTTAGCAAGGTTCATAAATCATTCTTGTGAG CCAAATTGCTACACAAAGGTGATCACTGTTGATGGACAGAAGAAGATTTTCATTTATGCAAAGAGGCGTATATATGCCGGTGAGGAAATCACATATAATTACAAATTTCCATTGGAGGAAAAAAAGATACCGTGCCATTGTGGTTCTCGGAG GTGTCGTGGATCAATGAACTAA